CATGGCATTTGAAAATCGCATAACCAATAGGTTCTGTACGGTCTCTTTACCAAGGTAATGATCTATCCGATAGATTTGATGTTCTTTAAAACAAGCATGAATTTGTAGGTCAAGAGATTGGGCTGATTCTAAATCGTAACCAAATGGTTTTTCTACTATCAGGTTTTTCCAGCCGTGACTCTCATCATTAAGGTTAACTTGTGCCAAGCATTCAGGTATAACTCCGTACAGACTAGGTGGTGTCGATAAGTAGTAGACCGTGTTACCAGCCGTTTCATGCTTTTGTTCAAGCTCATTAAGCTTGTCTTTTAGCGTGACATACTCTGCAGAATTTGATGTATTGATGGCCACGTAATATAGGTGGTTACAAAATTCGTCTAGTCGTTCCGTGTCTATTTTTTCGTTCTCTATTAACGATTTCTTTAATTTATCCCTGAAACTAGCGTCACTAAACGCCGTTCTACTTACTCCAAGAATTGCGAAATCAGTAGGCAACATCTTATTTGCATACAGATGATAAAGAGCAGGTATTAACTTACGATGTGTAAGATCGCCAGAAGCACCAAATATAACGATGGTATTGTTTTCTGGACCAACAATTTGTTCTAAATTATTCATAAAAATCTCATAAGGTAATCAACCGAGTGTTTACTGTTCGAAGAGGTATAGTCCTCCACATCATAGTACAAAGGTGAGACCGAAGTTTTAAAAACTTCTTTCAGCATGCTAAAAGTTACTGGTAACATTGATAATGTATAATAAACGCTAACATTGCTCAAGGGTTTGTTCTTGCAAGAATACTTGGTAAATCCATTTTAGATAAGTTGGTAAACCCTATTATTATAATAGGTAAAACCTTTTATGGTTTTTGACTACCAATGACAGTAATCGAGTGTTCAAAATTTCGTTGATTCCGCGAGTATATCAAGTCCTTTGTGGTCAATAAGTAAAGTGTTTTTAAAAAGACCTGCCTTCAAATATTTACCCCATCGCGCAGATTCTATCTAAAAGTTTATTGAGCCGAGTGAGTGCTATTATTCATTAGAAAAAGGGAAATGATTTTTAAGGGAAATAACAAGGTTGAACGAAGTGACCGCCAATAATTGTCGTTCAACTATTGGCGGTCACTACTTCAGTACAGATTTTAATGAAAGAAAAAGCGTGTTATTTACGCATATTGCTTAACCATTTGATTCCATGCGAGTTGTTGTTCATGGAAGCGAAGCTTAATTTGTTCGTATTCAAGTTTAAGAACTGAGTGTTCATAACGTTTAACTAGCGTTTCTTTTTTTCCTTCGAGTAACTTTTTCTTAATCTCGTAGTAGTCACTCATATATTTAACCAGCAATTCGCATTCGTCTTGCAATCGAATAGCTACTTGGACATTATTTGGCACTTCACTGAGGTTATTTTTAGCCTTACTAAGCAAAGCTAACGCCTTCGCTTTTTCAATCCTTAGCTTAGGAGTCACTCTTAGGTTACCCGCTAATCCAACCCATGAACAACTCTTAATAAACCATTTAGTAGGGTCATATTGCCACCAGCGGATACCATTTCGGTAATCACTTTCAAATATGTGATGAAAATTATGATACCCCTCACCGAAGGTTAGCACCGCTAAGAATCCATTATCTCTAGCAGTATTTTTAGTAGTGTAAGGCTGAGAACCCCAAATATGAGCTAATGAATTAATAAAGAATGTAGAATGGTGACTTAAGAACAACCTGACCGCCCCTACAATCAAAATCATACCCCACAAATCGTTATATAAGACACCAAGAAGGATCGGAACACCAAAATTGGTCAATAGTGCCAGAGCAAGATAGTATTTATGTTGCCACATCACTACTTTGTCTTTCTGAAGATCTCGACAGTTACCGTATTCATGGTAAATATCTGCATTATAGTTTCTTAACATCCAACCTATATGAGAATACCAAAACCCTCTTTTCGCGGAATACGGATCTTTGTCATTATTATCAACAAATTTGTGATGAGGACGATGATCTGAAGACCAATGCAGGGCACTATTTTGCAAAGCAAACGCGCCACCAATGGCATAAATATATCTAAGGCTTGTATGTGCTTCATACGCCTTATGAGCCCATAGCCTATGGTATCCAGCCGTAATCGATAAGTTACAAAAACTAAAAGTAATGAGAAACCATATACCATGCTCCCATCCGTATCCTTGATAATATCCGTATAAAGGTGCCACGATTAACGCCAGTATAGCTGTAGTCGCAAAAACTAAAACGTTAAGCCAGATTAGTGGTGGTTTATTACTTGAGTTCATGATCCTTGCCATTTGAGAGTACACTTGTACTCTAGAATATCAGCGCACACTTGTACGCTCAACAAGTTTATTCAGAAATGTGTTTCCGTACACATTTATTAAATAACATAAAACACAATCCGTCCTCTTCACCAATGTCATGCATATTGATACTAGAGCATCTCTTGGGCAATCAAACGGAGCAAAAAAGTCTCACGTTCGATACTCATACCCTTTTTAGGGTTCTTAGCGATGGTTTCTTCGTTATGTTCAATGGCATCGAAGATATTGATCCAAAGAGGACGCATTCCATTATTAACTTCGTGCGCTTCAAAAGCCGTATTACCGAGTTCTCGATCTATTCTACAAGTATAGCAATAAGATATTTGATGCATTACATCTGCATTGTCTTTATGCCATGGGCGAAATTCTTCATATATTCCATAAGGTTTGATGTTATGAATATTCTGTGCTCCCGTCTCTTCTTCTAGTTCACGAACCATACCGCTAATAATATCTTCTCCTTCATCTAAGCCGCCACCGGGTATCGTGTAATCATGGTATCGTTCGGTATAGAGCATCAAAATGTTTTCTCCATCCAAAACAATCGCTCTAGCGGCATCGCGCTTAAATACCGTCTTGTTATCTAAGTGATCTATATCAGGGTGAATTTGCGTTCGAATGTGTCTCATAGAGGTGTCAGCTAAATCTGGATTAATGTGAATGGCGCGCATGTTATCACAAGCATCTATAGTTTTAGTAACTCAGCTACGCTCGATAAAGTAATGCATGGCAACATTTTTCTTAATTTTTAACCAATATGTCTTTTTTTCTAAATTAACCTACACTTACAAGAAAATTAATATTAAATTGATAGTCTAAAGTCCGGCGGAGAAAGTGAATGAAAAAATTAAATTGGTTGGTTGGGTTAGGCGCTGTTGCCATATTAGCGGGTTGTGCCGGTTCAAATGAACCAGACGAATATGATGTGGAAAGTTATGATCCAATTTCAAATCCAGCTTCGGTTTTTTGCGTGCAACAAAACGGAGAACTTCAGGCTTTCGATGAGAATGATCAACGCGTGATGTATTGCGTTCTCTCTGAAGACGAAAAATACGAACAGTGGGAATACTACAAAGAGAACTACGGAAAAGAAAAAGAGTAGTTATAACCCAAAAGCCACGCTTTAAACGCGTGGCTTTTAGTTTTTTGCAATAATAGTTTATGGACTGCTATGTCAAATCTATTTCTGATTCAATACATATAGAGTCGTGTCTCCAGTAACCAATATCGCAATCTATCAGCTCTCCATGTTGATCATAGTTCGCTTTTTGGATGAGCATGGCTGGGGTACCAGAGGTTGCTCTTAGTGCAACAGCGATATTACCAATCAAAGAAGTTGAGCAAATTCGATAATGTGTTTTCTTTAAGATGACATCATATTTATTTCTATATGTTTCAGTTAACGAAACGGAAAGATCACACTCTAGAAGCTTTGGAAGCGAAAGAGGTTTAATATATTTTTTGACATAAGCCACCGGTCTATCTTCTAAAGAACGTACTCTTTCTAGGCAATATACATCTGAAAAAGCAGGTAATTCTAGTAACTGGCAAGCCTGTTTAGTTGCCAACATACTTTTTGCTGAAATTAATTCAGTCGAAGGCAATCGCGACTGTAATGAAGCCATCATCTCAAAGTTCAAAGAACTGGTAGGATCATAACGAAGTGGTTCTGGAGAAATAAACCATCCTCGTCTATCTTCGCGGTAAATTTTTCCTTCTGCCTCTAACAGCGCTAATGCTTCTCGAAGCGTCACCCGAGTTGTATCGAATAACTCGGCAAACTTTCTTTCCGCTGGAAGCTTCTGCCTTTGCTTTAAAGCACCTGAATCAATCTGCTCTAGAATCGCTTCTTTTATTTTTATGTATTGCACTCACCATCCTTCTTTGTCACGTACGCAAGGCTTTTCATTCAGCTATAGATGATATCACCCATTTTGTTATACCCGTCAAAATTTATCGGACAGTTATCGGCAGAATCATGGTCAATATCGAACCTTCTCTATTATATTTAGTTTGTAACTTCTACACTCTACTAAATTGCATCAGTAATTAACACTGTCCTATCAAGGTGTTAAACCATGCTGCTTAAAAGACAAATGTATTCATATTTTTCTACACTCAATTTTTACCCTTATAAAAGGAACTTTATCAATGAGGCCTTCTACCATCGCAACGATTTTCGCAACGGTTATGTCGTTTCAAGCCAATGCATCAGATTGTGGCGCAGTAACCATTGCTGATATGAATTGGAACTCAGCCAGCTTAATGGCGAATATCGACCAATTTATCCTAAACAATGGTTTTGACTGCGAAGCAGAGTTACTACCAGGAGACAGCCTACCAACAGGCACGTCGATGATAGAAAAAGGAAGACCAGACGTTGCTCCCGAGCTATGGACAAACAGCATCAAAGAAGCACTCGATCAAGGTGTGAAAGACAAAAGACTTCGCTATGCGGGAAAATCTTTATCCGATGGTGGTGAAGAGGGTTTTTGGGTTCCTGCTTATATGGTAGAGCAGTATCCTGAAATGCGGACCATACAGGGTGTTATTAAACATGCAAATTTATTTGAACATCCAGAAAATGACGAAAAGTTTGCTTTCTATAGCTGCCCTGCTGGATGGACATGCCAAATTACGGCTGAACATCTGTTTAATGCACTTAAACTAGAAGACTATCAATTTGAAATAGTTGATCCAGGGTCAGGTGCCGCATTATCTGGTGCTATTGCAAAAGCGTATGAGCGCAAGAAACCTTGGTTTGGTTATTACTGGTCTCCCACACCTGTTCTTGGTAAATATGAAATGGTTAAGGTTGATTTTGGTAGTGGTATAGACTTAGATGAGTACATCAACTGTACAACTCAAGCTGAATGCGAAGCACCAAAAGTAACCATGTACCCTCCTTCCCCAGTCCACACCATAACGACCGAAAGCTTTGCTGTAAGAGCACCAGAAGCCTATGAGTATTTTGCAACACGCGGGTTTACCAACAAAGTGATGAGCCAACTATTAGCATGGATGGAAGATAACCAAGCAGATTCAGAAGAGGCAATGCAATACTTCTTTATGACTTACCCTGACATCTGGAAGTCTTGGGTTCCTGAAGAAGTAGTAAAAAAAATAACCAAAGCTCTATAAATTATTTGGTTATGTATAATTGAGATTAATTAATACACGTAATTTTGCTATCAAGTTTGGTTTATAAGTATTTAACTTTAACAACCCTTCACTTTTATAAAAATGGTTCTACATCGCCATTTTTATAAAAGTGTAATCCATAGGCTCAGTCTAGGAATGTAACAGACATAAACAATTGGTTAGACATCCGGTTAAAAAATAAACTACCATGACAGAACTTGTAAAATTAAGGTGTCAAAAGGCCTACCGAAAACAGTAGCGACATTGGTACATTAAGGATGGACAGTTGGATTACGTAGAAAGTAGTTGGGCTTTAATAACTAATCTCGTTTTGATTACCGTATTTGGTGGCAAGCTTTATGATCTTTATGCAAAATCATGGCTCGCGCAC
The DNA window shown above is from Vibrio algarum and carries:
- a CDS encoding acyl-CoA desaturase, translated to MNSSNKPPLIWLNVLVFATTAILALIVAPLYGYYQGYGWEHGIWFLITFSFCNLSITAGYHRLWAHKAYEAHTSLRYIYAIGGAFALQNSALHWSSDHRPHHKFVDNNDKDPYSAKRGFWYSHIGWMLRNYNADIYHEYGNCRDLQKDKVVMWQHKYYLALALLTNFGVPILLGVLYNDLWGMILIVGAVRLFLSHHSTFFINSLAHIWGSQPYTTKNTARDNGFLAVLTFGEGYHNFHHIFESDYRNGIRWWQYDPTKWFIKSCSWVGLAGNLRVTPKLRIEKAKALALLSKAKNNLSEVPNNVQVAIRLQDECELLVKYMSDYYEIKKKLLEGKKETLVKRYEHSVLKLEYEQIKLRFHEQQLAWNQMVKQYA
- a CDS encoding ABC transporter substrate-binding protein, with translation MRPSTIATIFATVMSFQANASDCGAVTIADMNWNSASLMANIDQFILNNGFDCEAELLPGDSLPTGTSMIEKGRPDVAPELWTNSIKEALDQGVKDKRLRYAGKSLSDGGEEGFWVPAYMVEQYPEMRTIQGVIKHANLFEHPENDEKFAFYSCPAGWTCQITAEHLFNALKLEDYQFEIVDPGSGAALSGAIAKAYERKKPWFGYYWSPTPVLGKYEMVKVDFGSGIDLDEYINCTTQAECEAPKVTMYPPSPVHTITTESFAVRAPEAYEYFATRGFTNKVMSQLLAWMEDNQADSEEAMQYFFMTYPDIWKSWVPEEVVKKITKAL
- the phnR gene encoding phosphonate utilization transcriptional regulator PhnR, translating into MQYIKIKEAILEQIDSGALKQRQKLPAERKFAELFDTTRVTLREALALLEAEGKIYREDRRGWFISPEPLRYDPTSSLNFEMMASLQSRLPSTELISAKSMLATKQACQLLELPAFSDVYCLERVRSLEDRPVAYVKKYIKPLSLPKLLECDLSVSLTETYRNKYDVILKKTHYRICSTSLIGNIAVALRATSGTPAMLIQKANYDQHGELIDCDIGYWRHDSICIESEIDLT
- a CDS encoding NUDIX hydrolase; this translates as MRHIRTQIHPDIDHLDNKTVFKRDAARAIVLDGENILMLYTERYHDYTIPGGGLDEGEDIISGMVRELEEETGAQNIHNIKPYGIYEEFRPWHKDNADVMHQISYCYTCRIDRELGNTAFEAHEVNNGMRPLWINIFDAIEHNEETIAKNPKKGMSIERETFLLRLIAQEML
- a CDS encoding putative hemolysin, which codes for MKKLNWLVGLGAVAILAGCAGSNEPDEYDVESYDPISNPASVFCVQQNGELQAFDENDQRVMYCVLSEDEKYEQWEYYKENYGKEKE